In one window of bacterium DNA:
- a CDS encoding ACT domain-containing protein, translating into VQLIEVYSTAHAATLAVKEKTSAAIASQLASRLYKLPIVGKHIEDMSVNITRFLVIGKQPSKPTGNDKVSLMFSLKDKVGALYDSLTPFYKNKINLTKIESRPSKRKIWEYYFFVDLEGHQDEKKIKQAIKELKPLCTFLKVLGSYPRG; encoded by the coding sequence GTCCAATTAATAGAAGTCTATTCTACTGCACACGCAGCAACATTAGCGGTAAAAGAGAAAACATCTGCAGCAATTGCTTCACAGCTCGCATCACGTCTATATAAATTGCCAATTGTAGGTAAGCATATAGAAGACATGTCAGTAAACATTACCAGATTTTTAGTAATAGGCAAACAACCCAGCAAACCAACGGGGAATGACAAGGTTTCACTGATGTTCTCGTTAAAAGATAAAGTTGGAGCTTTATATGACAGTCTTACACCTTTTTACAAAAATAAAATTAATTTAACTAAAATTGAATCCCGCCCATCTAAAAGAAAAATATGGGAGTATTATTTCTTTGTTGACTTAGAAGGTCATCAAGACGAGAAAAAAATAAAACAGGCAATTAAAGAACTAAAACCATTGTGCACATTCCTAAAAGTCTTGGGCTCCTATCCGAGGGGATAG